Proteins encoded together in one Bacteroides ovatus window:
- a CDS encoding sensor histidine kinase: MRIKGFFYILVFLLLALGSVLLFLSSQLNTIFFYIGEGLILFILIYLTFFYRKIVKPLNTIGSGMELLREQDFSSRLSPIGQYEADRVVNIFNRMMEQLKNERLRLREQNNFLDLLIKASPMGVIITSLDEDLSELNPMALKMLGVRLEDVQGKKMKEIDSPLAVELANLPKGEKVTVRLNDSNIYRCTHSSFIDRGFQHPFYLVETLTDEVMKAEKKAYEKVIRMIAHEVNNTTAGITSTLDTVEQALSSEEGMEDICDVMRVCTDRCFSMSRFITRFADVVKIPEPTLSSVNLNDLVFTCKRFMEGMCNDRRITLRMEIDESLKDVMLDAALFEQVLVNIIKNAAESIEADGEIIVRTLAPATVEVIDNGQGISKETEAKLFSPFFSTKPNGQGIGLIFIREVLMRHGCTFSLRTYADGLTRFRITFP; encoded by the coding sequence GAATACAATCTTTTTCTACATAGGGGAGGGGCTGATACTTTTCATCCTCATTTATCTGACCTTTTTCTATCGTAAGATTGTGAAGCCGTTGAATACAATCGGAAGCGGTATGGAACTGTTGCGTGAGCAGGATTTCAGTAGCCGTCTTAGCCCTATAGGTCAATATGAGGCCGATCGTGTGGTGAATATCTTCAACCGCATGATGGAACAGCTCAAGAATGAACGTCTCCGCCTGCGTGAACAGAATAATTTTCTTGATTTGCTGATTAAAGCTTCTCCGATGGGAGTGATTATAACTTCCCTTGATGAAGACCTTTCGGAATTGAATCCGATGGCTTTGAAAATGCTGGGTGTTCGTTTGGAAGACGTACAAGGCAAGAAGATGAAAGAGATCGATTCTCCGTTAGCGGTGGAATTGGCTAACCTCCCGAAAGGAGAGAAGGTAACCGTCCGTCTGAACGACTCGAATATCTACCGGTGTACTCATTCTTCTTTCATTGATCGTGGATTTCAGCATCCTTTCTACTTGGTAGAAACTCTCACCGACGAAGTGATGAAAGCGGAAAAGAAAGCATACGAGAAAGTGATTCGCATGATTGCCCACGAAGTGAACAACACGACTGCCGGCATTACTTCCACACTGGATACGGTAGAACAAGCCCTTTCCAGCGAAGAAGGAATGGAAGACATCTGCGACGTGATGCGTGTATGTACCGACCGTTGTTTCTCGATGAGTCGTTTCATCACCCGTTTTGCCGATGTGGTGAAAATCCCCGAACCGACACTCTCTTCTGTCAATCTGAATGATTTGGTTTTCACCTGCAAGCGGTTTATGGAAGGAATGTGTAATGACCGTCGCATTACACTCCGCATGGAAATAGACGAAAGTCTGAAAGATGTGATGCTGGATGCCGCTTTGTTTGAGCAAGTACTCGTAAATATCATCAAAAATGCAGCGGAAAGCATTGAAGCCGATGGGGAAATAATAGTCCGCACCCTCGCTCCGGCCACTGTTGAAGTGATAGATAACGGTCAGGGAATCAGCAAAGAAACAGAAGCTAAACTGTTCAGTCCTTTCTTCTCTACCAAACCGAACGGTCAGGGAATCGGACTCATCTTTATTCGCGAAGTACTGATGCGTCATGGGTGCACATTCTCTTTGCGAACCTATGCCGACGGACTGACCCGATTTCGTATTACTTTCCCCTAA